The Hyalangium ruber genome includes a window with the following:
- a CDS encoding DUF5011 domain-containing protein: MALLSAALAAVLAACGPTQEPEPVSPSATEAVALDAQDVVRRAQAQLPSARASSASTVISSELSVRSGFVPNSVSQIMPVVAAGNGIYLVVWTETWSHTSPNATDLFAVRVNASTGALLDSTPILVSNTSDPDVFPAVGFDGTNFLVAWTRPPLTYAVRVRASDGAVLGTPRLITTPAPSPYEPPLPHMYPAVAFDGTNYLVVWNGTFYKDGVHRNGILGTWVRPSDGQTLDTYAFIVSLRQDSTPQVAFGNGRYLVTWSDSVNSTTANVHGVRIDAASRQVLDATPLSIATSTSVAETNPSIASDGSHFLVVWQRGNSTLEGVRVRGSDGAVLSPAATVGTGSVKQAAVTYDGQDYRVGWVGNHGAGLQAFSTRVSTSGAVGEELVLSSIAATTQQEAPAIAASSAGHFLALYGQYDSAKRIRMRLVQDVQPQDCTTLEPTLVLNGTAVMNLECNPNGTYSDPGAQAFDGCGNPIPVHAYNSGNDSSGPGPNVKLEGNYTVSYSAWDAQGRTVSATRTVNVDDTTAPTLTLLGAMRMTHTCGSMWNDPGYVGSDVCYPSAATSVWRTGEVNGWAEGTYTVTYTLTDSGGNSAPALTRTVEVVDCPW; encoded by the coding sequence GTGGCCCTCCTGAGCGCAGCGCTCGCGGCGGTCCTCGCCGCCTGTGGTCCCACGCAGGAACCCGAGCCCGTCTCTCCGAGCGCCACCGAGGCGGTGGCCCTGGATGCCCAGGACGTGGTGCGGCGTGCCCAGGCCCAGCTTCCTTCGGCGCGGGCCTCCTCCGCCTCCACCGTCATCTCCTCCGAGCTCTCGGTTCGGAGCGGCTTCGTGCCGAACTCGGTATCGCAGATCATGCCGGTCGTCGCCGCGGGCAATGGCATCTACCTCGTCGTCTGGACGGAGACGTGGAGCCATACCAGCCCCAACGCGACGGACCTCTTCGCGGTGCGGGTGAATGCCTCGACGGGCGCCCTGCTGGACTCCACGCCCATCCTCGTCTCCAACACCTCGGACCCCGATGTGTTCCCCGCGGTCGGCTTCGACGGAACGAACTTCCTGGTCGCCTGGACCCGGCCTCCCCTCACCTACGCGGTGCGGGTGAGGGCGTCGGACGGCGCGGTGCTCGGCACGCCCCGCCTCATCACCACCCCGGCCCCCAGTCCCTACGAACCGCCGCTGCCCCACATGTACCCGGCCGTGGCCTTCGATGGGACGAACTACCTGGTGGTGTGGAATGGCACCTTCTACAAGGACGGCGTCCACCGCAACGGCATCCTCGGCACCTGGGTGCGGCCCTCGGATGGGCAGACGCTCGACACGTACGCCTTCATCGTCAGCTTGCGCCAGGACAGCACCCCCCAGGTGGCCTTTGGGAATGGGCGCTACCTGGTGACCTGGTCCGACTCGGTCAACAGCACGACGGCCAACGTCCATGGCGTGCGCATCGACGCCGCCTCCCGGCAGGTGCTCGACGCGACGCCGCTGTCCATCGCCACCTCTACGTCGGTGGCGGAGACCAACCCGTCCATTGCCTCCGACGGGAGCCACTTCCTGGTCGTCTGGCAGCGCGGCAACAGCACGCTCGAGGGCGTCCGGGTGCGCGGCTCGGATGGCGCCGTCCTCTCCCCCGCCGCCACCGTGGGCACGGGCAGCGTGAAGCAGGCCGCGGTCACCTACGACGGGCAGGACTACCGGGTGGGCTGGGTGGGCAATCACGGCGCGGGGCTGCAGGCGTTCAGCACGCGCGTGTCCACCAGCGGGGCGGTGGGCGAGGAGCTGGTGCTGTCCAGCATCGCCGCGACCACGCAGCAGGAGGCGCCGGCCATCGCCGCGAGCTCCGCGGGCCACTTCCTGGCGCTCTACGGCCAGTACGACTCGGCGAAGCGCATCCGCATGCGGCTGGTGCAGGACGTTCAGCCCCAGGACTGCACCACGCTCGAGCCGACGCTGGTGCTCAACGGCACGGCGGTGATGAACCTGGAGTGCAACCCGAACGGCACCTACTCCGACCCGGGCGCCCAGGCGTTCGACGGGTGCGGCAACCCCATCCCCGTGCATGCGTACAACTCGGGCAATGACTCCTCCGGCCCGGGCCCGAACGTGAAGCTCGAGGGCAACTACACCGTGTCCTACTCCGCGTGGGATGCGCAGGGGCGCACGGTGAGCGCCACCCGCACGGTGAACGTGGATGACACCACCGCGCCGACGCTGACGCTGCTCGGGGCCATGCGGATGACGCACACCTGCGGCAGCATGTGGAACGACCCCGGCTACGTGGGCTCGGACGTGTGCTACCCGAGCGCGGCGACCTCCGTGTGGCGCACCGGCGAGGTGAATGGCTGGGCCGAGGGCACCTACACGGTGACCTACACGCTGACCGACAGCGGCGGGAACAGCGCTCCGGCCCTCACGCGCACCGTGGAAGTGGTCGACTGCCCCTGGTAG
- a CDS encoding N-acetylmuramoyl-L-alanine amidase, whose translation MSLFRNTLATAAAALSLTACGPQQSPESEPPASAIADAAKDAAGRGSEGQLDPLFDEAARDFNVPADLLKAISFTETRWQMVEGHEEFEGLPAAYGVMALRGERLERGAALTGVSVEQARSDARANIRAGAALLSTYAEELKVERADVGAWAPAVARLSGITHSDAQADYIHKEVYATLRNGVVAEGAEGQVVASIMPTPVEAKFELPAARAMAAGPNYGSSIWRPSPNYNARPSGTNVSMIVIHTCEGGYSGCWSWLTNSAAGASAHYVVNESGSEISQLVNEANRAWHVAASYSCSLNGSKDCGLNGVSVNHFSVGIEHGGYASQTSFPTGQIDASAKLSCDISRDQVITRDSYHIVAHGRLQPSTRTDPGPNWPWSTYISKVNSYCGSTGGGATIIVDSNNANNNTASAKYSGSATWASGSSAGYYGSGYDYASTDAVSDPVTFSFYLSAPATKTIDAWWVSGTNRSTATPFIVWDANGNKLGTVYKNQQTGGGAWQVLGTYSFPAGWNEVQVSRWAAAGSVVIADAIRVR comes from the coding sequence ATGTCCCTGTTTCGCAACACGCTGGCGACGGCCGCCGCGGCCCTCTCCCTGACCGCCTGTGGTCCCCAGCAGAGCCCCGAGTCCGAGCCGCCCGCCTCCGCCATCGCCGACGCGGCCAAGGACGCCGCTGGCCGTGGCTCCGAGGGCCAGTTGGATCCGCTGTTCGACGAGGCCGCGCGTGACTTCAACGTGCCGGCCGACCTGCTCAAGGCCATCTCCTTCACCGAGACGCGCTGGCAGATGGTGGAGGGCCACGAGGAGTTCGAGGGCCTGCCGGCCGCCTACGGCGTCATGGCGCTGCGCGGCGAGCGGCTGGAGCGCGGCGCGGCCCTCACGGGCGTGTCGGTGGAGCAGGCTCGGAGCGACGCGCGGGCCAACATCCGCGCCGGCGCCGCGCTGCTTTCGACGTACGCGGAGGAGCTGAAGGTAGAGCGCGCGGACGTGGGCGCCTGGGCTCCCGCGGTGGCCCGCCTCAGCGGCATCACCCACAGCGACGCGCAGGCCGATTACATCCACAAGGAAGTCTACGCCACGCTGCGCAACGGCGTGGTGGCCGAGGGCGCGGAGGGCCAGGTGGTGGCGTCCATCATGCCCACGCCGGTCGAGGCGAAGTTCGAGCTGCCCGCCGCGCGCGCCATGGCCGCGGGCCCCAACTACGGTTCGTCCATCTGGCGCCCCTCGCCCAACTACAACGCGCGCCCCTCGGGCACGAACGTCTCGATGATCGTCATCCACACCTGCGAGGGCGGCTACTCGGGGTGCTGGAGCTGGCTGACGAACTCGGCGGCGGGCGCCTCGGCGCACTACGTGGTGAACGAGAGCGGCAGCGAGATTTCGCAGCTGGTGAACGAGGCCAACCGCGCCTGGCACGTGGCGGCCAGCTACAGCTGCAGCCTCAACGGCAGCAAGGACTGCGGGCTCAACGGCGTGTCGGTGAACCACTTCTCGGTGGGTATCGAGCACGGCGGCTACGCCAGCCAGACCTCCTTCCCCACGGGGCAGATCGACGCCTCGGCGAAGCTCTCGTGCGACATCTCGCGCGACCAGGTGATTACGCGTGACAGCTACCACATCGTGGCGCACGGGCGGCTGCAGCCGTCGACCCGTACGGACCCGGGCCCGAACTGGCCGTGGTCGACGTACATCAGCAAGGTGAACTCCTACTGCGGCAGCACCGGTGGCGGTGCGACCATCATCGTGGACAGCAACAACGCCAACAACAACACGGCGTCGGCCAAGTACTCGGGCTCGGCGACGTGGGCGTCGGGCTCGTCCGCGGGCTATTACGGCAGCGGCTACGACTACGCCTCCACGGATGCCGTGTCGGATCCGGTGACGTTCTCCTTCTACCTGTCGGCGCCGGCCACGAAGACGATCGACGCGTGGTGGGTGTCGGGCACCAACCGCTCCACGGCGACGCCGTTCATCGTGTGGGACGCGAACGGCAACAAGCTGGGCACGGTGTACAAGAACCAGCAGACGGGCGGCGGGGCGTGGCAGGTGCTGGGCACCTACAGCTTCCCGGCCGGCTGGAACGAGGTTCAGGTCAGCCGCTGGGCCGCTGCGGGCTCGGTCGTCATCGCCGACGCCATCCGCGTCCGGTAG
- a CDS encoding response regulator, producing MSSRPLRLLLIEDSEDDAELLLRELRRCGYELSHTRVETPEELRQALCSNTWDVIITDYALPGFDGLAAFAQVKQRGLDVPFLIVSGKIGEDVAVAAMRAGVHDFVLKDKLGRLGPAVTRELREASLRAERRKMQEQLMLSDRLASLGLLAASVAHEINNPLTSLMMNLDFTQQAPAHRKLNEDEGQALREAFECAERIQQIIRDIKIFSSPEEQQFGPTDLHRVLDSALRMAHNHVFHRALLLKDYGEVPRVHGSEARLGQVFLNLVINAAQAIPDGHRDAHEIRVVTRMDGGAVRVEIHDTGAGIPPELHERIFEPFFTTKRAGEGTGLGLSICRRLVTEMKGSIGVESKPGQGSTFWIRLRAAQEAKVVEAVKAKATGQGLGVLVLDDEVSVGKALKRLLRARHEVVTFDRAQEALAYITSGHRVDVILCDLMMPEMSGPEFHGELERLAPEQARRIIFMTGGAFTEESRAFLSATHTPCMDKPIDVQRLFSMLEALPA from the coding sequence ATGAGCTCCAGGCCCCTGCGACTGTTGCTCATCGAGGATTCGGAGGACGATGCCGAGCTGCTGCTGCGGGAGCTGCGGCGCTGCGGCTACGAGCTCTCTCACACCCGCGTCGAGACACCCGAAGAGCTCCGGCAGGCGCTGTGCTCGAACACCTGGGACGTCATCATCACCGACTATGCGCTGCCGGGCTTCGATGGCCTGGCGGCCTTCGCGCAGGTGAAGCAGCGCGGGCTGGACGTGCCCTTCCTCATCGTGTCGGGGAAGATCGGCGAGGACGTGGCGGTGGCCGCGATGAGGGCGGGTGTCCACGACTTCGTCCTCAAGGACAAGTTGGGGCGCCTGGGCCCGGCGGTGACTCGGGAGCTGCGCGAGGCCTCGCTGCGGGCCGAGCGCCGGAAGATGCAGGAGCAGCTCATGCTGTCGGACCGGCTGGCCTCGCTGGGGCTGCTCGCCGCCAGCGTGGCCCATGAAATCAACAACCCGCTCACCTCGCTGATGATGAACCTGGACTTCACCCAGCAGGCCCCGGCCCACCGCAAGCTGAACGAGGACGAGGGGCAGGCGCTGCGGGAGGCCTTCGAGTGCGCCGAGCGCATCCAGCAGATCATCCGCGACATCAAGATCTTCTCCAGCCCGGAGGAGCAGCAGTTCGGCCCGACGGACCTGCACCGGGTGTTGGACTCGGCGCTGCGCATGGCGCACAACCACGTCTTCCACCGGGCGCTGCTCCTCAAGGACTACGGAGAGGTGCCCCGCGTCCACGGCAGCGAGGCCCGGCTGGGGCAGGTCTTCCTCAACCTGGTCATCAACGCGGCCCAGGCCATTCCCGACGGGCACCGCGACGCGCACGAGATTCGGGTCGTCACGCGGATGGACGGTGGCGCCGTGCGCGTGGAGATCCACGACACGGGGGCGGGCATTCCTCCCGAGCTGCACGAGCGCATCTTCGAGCCCTTCTTCACCACGAAGCGGGCCGGAGAGGGCACGGGGCTGGGGCTGTCCATCTGCCGCCGGCTGGTGACGGAGATGAAGGGCAGCATCGGCGTGGAGAGCAAGCCCGGCCAGGGCAGCACCTTCTGGATCCGCCTGCGCGCCGCCCAGGAGGCGAAGGTCGTCGAAGCGGTGAAGGCGAAGGCCACTGGCCAGGGCCTGGGCGTGCTCGTGCTGGATGACGAGGTGTCGGTGGGCAAGGCGCTGAAGCGGCTGCTGCGCGCGCGGCACGAGGTCGTCACCTTCGACCGGGCCCAGGAGGCGCTGGCGTACATCACCTCCGGCCACCGCGTGGACGTCATCCTCTGTGACTTGATGATGCCGGAGATGAGCGGTCCCGAGTTCCATGGGGAGCTGGAGCGGCTGGCCCCGGAGCAGGCCCGACGCATCATCTTCATGACGGGTGGGGCCTTCACGGAGGAGTCCCGCGCTTTCCTGAGCGCGACCCACACCCCTTGCATGGACAAGCCCATCGACGTGCAGCGACTGTTCTCCATGCTGGAGGCGCTGCCGGCCTGA
- a CDS encoding MEDS domain-containing protein: MVLHTLSMTPSGIPAIGDIPWGSHFCNFYATPEDLADSLVPFFKAGLENNEQCLWVTSEPFGAEDAKVALRNAVPDLAKYLEQGRIDILDYREWYLRTGRTDADGILQAWLEHKDQALARGRSGLRLTGNTFWIEAKDWKDFADYEERVNQTFHQHQIVALCSYCLHRCEPVGILDVVRNHQFAVARREGAWEVLESASLKMAKAELRQLNAELERRVAERTAALEAALQERLRAEQEALAAVRARDEFLSMASHELKTPLTSLKLQLGLVKSTVGGTEGELGQRLGGRLQTMERQLQRLNVLNSSLLDVTSLDSGRLHLDFQKTDLAVLVREALERLEPDFARAGCEVRLEVEGETQGWWDALRLDQVVVNLLSNALKYGAGKPVHVHVQKQDAWVRLRVKDQGIGIAPEAQRRLFRKFERAVPTQHYGGLGLGLYISRTLVEAMRGTIEVDSQVGQGATFTVLLPCEPELH; the protein is encoded by the coding sequence GTGGTCTTGCACACGCTATCGATGACACCCAGTGGAATTCCGGCGATTGGTGACATCCCGTGGGGCAGTCACTTCTGCAACTTCTACGCGACGCCGGAAGACCTCGCGGACTCGCTGGTGCCCTTCTTCAAGGCGGGCCTCGAGAACAACGAGCAGTGCCTGTGGGTGACGTCCGAGCCCTTCGGCGCCGAGGACGCCAAGGTGGCGCTGCGCAACGCGGTGCCGGACCTGGCGAAGTACCTCGAGCAAGGGCGCATCGACATCCTCGACTACCGCGAGTGGTACCTGCGCACGGGCAGGACGGATGCCGACGGGATTCTCCAGGCGTGGCTGGAACACAAGGACCAGGCGCTGGCGCGTGGGCGCTCGGGGCTGCGGCTCACCGGCAACACCTTCTGGATCGAAGCGAAGGACTGGAAGGACTTCGCCGACTACGAGGAGCGGGTGAACCAGACGTTCCACCAGCATCAGATCGTCGCCCTGTGCAGCTACTGCCTGCACCGCTGCGAGCCGGTGGGAATCCTGGACGTGGTGCGCAACCACCAGTTCGCGGTGGCCCGGCGCGAGGGCGCGTGGGAGGTGCTGGAGAGCGCCTCGCTGAAGATGGCCAAGGCGGAGCTGCGCCAGCTCAACGCGGAGCTCGAGCGGCGCGTGGCCGAGCGCACCGCCGCGCTCGAGGCGGCGCTCCAGGAGCGCCTGCGCGCCGAGCAGGAGGCGCTGGCCGCGGTGCGCGCCCGGGACGAGTTCCTCTCCATGGCCTCGCATGAGCTCAAGACGCCGCTCACCTCGCTCAAGCTGCAGCTGGGGCTGGTGAAGTCGACGGTGGGGGGCACCGAGGGTGAGCTGGGGCAGCGGCTCGGAGGCCGGCTGCAGACCATGGAGCGCCAGCTCCAGCGGCTCAACGTGCTCAACAGCAGCCTGTTGGATGTGACGTCGCTGGACAGCGGGCGGCTGCACCTGGACTTCCAGAAGACGGACCTGGCGGTGCTGGTGCGCGAGGCGCTGGAGCGGCTCGAGCCGGACTTCGCGCGCGCCGGCTGCGAGGTGCGCCTGGAGGTAGAGGGAGAGACGCAAGGGTGGTGGGATGCCCTGCGCCTGGATCAGGTGGTGGTCAACCTGCTGTCCAACGCCCTCAAGTACGGGGCGGGAAAGCCCGTCCACGTCCACGTCCAGAAGCAGGACGCGTGGGTGCGGCTGCGGGTGAAGGACCAGGGCATCGGCATCGCCCCGGAGGCGCAGCGCCGGCTGTTCCGCAAGTTCGAGCGCGCGGTGCCCACGCAGCACTACGGCGGCCTGGGCCTGGGGCTCTACATCAGCCGCACGCTGGTGGAGGCCATGCGGGGCACCATCGAAGTGGACTCCCAGGTCGGGCAGGGGGCCACCTTCACGGTGCTCTTGCCCTGCGAGCCGGAGCTGCACTGA
- a CDS encoding SIR2 family protein: MNFPKELVEAVRKGQVVPFVGAGISMGVKRGLFPSWIQLLEGLAERLRDESIPEATIAEMRQRIAQGDFLTAAEMAFTELGAYRFNRFLRERIRQRHPPDADLSVIHALWELRPPVVITPNYDDVLLWARADAEAVSNDQEDELNLMDAEASPNTPRVWYLHGTIHRLATLVLAGADYKRLYGDTAQPTSYSQYTNALVRLRAWIGSKPFLYMGFSFSDLYVLKQLEHVIGITKGRHVPSFALMKKGQIDRGALWPRYNIQLLEYEDHGPPLAAFLRGLARAAFGPTPEATGGDAGAGRRGDPGPVPRPALEQEYTRILQRQHRLVLLAPEDGGARSLARRVAEQYGERVTWLAPPNLPDCTEADYCRALAQDDSVTSFDALVAHLRAKAARLGREHLVVLRYEWGPIEHLKALGSTLRRMMDEPSGVQFHFLIAGGERSAWMLHNVRNFSVFSGAPQREVPDLTVDEVRQFLQAEGLEGARWASSVQEATGGNLGLLKEALSSDGPLDADSVTGRLARSPALRGGVQECLRRDERNGYVGERSCRAVLEKLLSGQSVEPLEPLDHQVEYPEVRLYFAGLVRAEASGKTVLRCKAVELAAREALARKDVRP; this comes from the coding sequence ATGAACTTCCCGAAGGAGCTGGTCGAAGCCGTCCGCAAGGGTCAGGTCGTTCCATTCGTGGGTGCCGGCATCAGCATGGGCGTGAAGCGAGGGCTGTTCCCCTCGTGGATCCAACTGCTGGAGGGGCTCGCCGAGCGGCTGCGCGACGAGTCCATCCCCGAGGCCACCATCGCCGAGATGCGGCAGCGCATCGCCCAGGGCGACTTCCTCACCGCCGCCGAAATGGCCTTCACGGAGCTGGGCGCCTACCGCTTCAACCGCTTCCTGCGCGAGCGCATCCGCCAGCGGCATCCGCCTGACGCGGACCTGTCCGTCATCCACGCCCTGTGGGAGCTGCGCCCGCCGGTGGTGATTACTCCCAACTATGACGACGTGCTCCTGTGGGCCCGCGCGGACGCCGAGGCCGTCTCCAACGACCAGGAGGACGAGCTGAACCTCATGGACGCCGAGGCCTCCCCGAACACGCCGCGCGTCTGGTACCTCCACGGCACCATCCACCGGCTGGCCACGCTGGTGCTGGCCGGCGCCGACTACAAGCGGCTCTACGGAGACACCGCGCAGCCAACCAGCTACTCGCAATACACCAACGCCCTGGTGCGCCTGCGCGCGTGGATCGGCTCCAAGCCCTTCCTTTATATGGGCTTCAGCTTCAGCGACCTGTACGTGCTCAAGCAGCTCGAGCACGTCATCGGCATCACCAAGGGCCGCCACGTGCCCAGCTTCGCGCTGATGAAGAAGGGGCAGATCGACCGGGGCGCGCTGTGGCCCCGCTACAACATCCAGCTCCTGGAATACGAGGACCACGGCCCGCCGCTGGCCGCCTTCCTGCGCGGACTGGCGCGCGCCGCCTTCGGTCCGACGCCCGAGGCCACAGGCGGCGACGCCGGCGCGGGCCGACGCGGAGACCCGGGGCCCGTGCCACGCCCCGCGCTGGAGCAGGAGTACACGCGCATCCTCCAGCGTCAGCACCGGCTGGTGCTGCTGGCCCCCGAGGACGGCGGAGCCCGCTCGCTGGCGCGCCGCGTGGCGGAGCAGTACGGCGAGCGCGTCACCTGGCTGGCGCCGCCGAACCTGCCCGACTGCACCGAGGCCGACTACTGCCGCGCCCTGGCCCAGGACGACTCCGTCACCAGCTTCGACGCGCTGGTGGCGCACCTTCGGGCGAAGGCCGCGCGCCTGGGCCGCGAGCACCTCGTCGTCCTGCGCTACGAGTGGGGCCCCATCGAGCACCTGAAGGCGCTGGGCAGCACCCTGCGGCGGATGATGGACGAGCCCTCGGGGGTGCAGTTCCACTTCCTCATCGCGGGCGGTGAGCGCTCGGCGTGGATGCTGCACAACGTGCGCAACTTCTCCGTCTTCTCGGGCGCGCCCCAGCGCGAGGTGCCAGACCTCACGGTGGACGAGGTGCGCCAGTTCCTCCAGGCCGAAGGGCTGGAGGGGGCGCGCTGGGCCTCCAGCGTCCAAGAGGCCACGGGAGGCAACCTGGGGCTGCTCAAGGAGGCGCTGAGCAGCGACGGGCCGCTGGATGCCGACTCGGTGACGGGGAGGCTGGCGCGCAGTCCGGCGCTGCGGGGTGGGGTGCAGGAGTGCCTGCGCCGGGACGAGCGCAACGGGTACGTGGGCGAGCGGAGCTGCCGCGCGGTGCTCGAGAAGCTCCTGTCCGGGCAGTCCGTGGAGCCGCTCGAGCCGCTGGACCACCAGGTGGAGTACCCGGAGGTGCGGCTGTACTTCGCGGGGCTGGTGCGCGCCGAGGCCTCGGGCAAGACGGTGCTCCGGTGCAAGGCGGTGGAGCTGGCCGCGCGCGAGGCGCTGGCGCGCAAGGACGTGCGTCCTTGA
- a CDS encoding response regulator, translating into MNEINQRVILLVEDNPDDEVLTLRALRKSNIRNPITVVRDGAEALDYIFIRGAHAGRDPSIQLQVILLDIHLPKVDGLTVLRRIRESEHTRLLPVVMLTSSNEERDLDGSYELGVNSYVRKPVGVTDFFEAVRQLGMYWLILNEPLPRNTRGAG; encoded by the coding sequence ATGAACGAAATCAACCAGCGCGTCATCCTGCTCGTGGAGGACAACCCGGATGACGAGGTGTTGACCCTGCGGGCCTTGCGCAAGAGCAACATCCGCAACCCCATCACCGTCGTCCGGGACGGGGCCGAGGCGCTCGACTACATCTTCATCCGCGGCGCCCACGCCGGGCGGGATCCGAGCATCCAGCTCCAGGTCATCCTGCTCGACATCCACCTGCCCAAGGTGGACGGGCTGACGGTGCTGCGGCGCATCCGCGAGTCGGAGCACACGCGGCTGTTGCCGGTGGTGATGCTCACCTCCTCCAACGAGGAGCGGGACCTGGATGGCAGCTACGAGCTGGGCGTCAACAGCTACGTGCGCAAGCCCGTGGGCGTCACCGACTTCTTCGAGGCGGTGCGCCAGCTGGGCATGTACTGGCTCATCCTCAACGAGCCGTTACCTCGCAACACCCGAGGTGCGGGATGA
- a CDS encoding nuclear transport factor 2 family protein: protein MADHAWVHELFAKFDRGDIEGWASYLSEDAAFRMGSGVSVSGPHGAKQVIHAILTLARDVRHDLLDVWQTPQGVVVRGELTLNRIKDGRRITLPFCNVFDVKEQRIQRYLSHLDPSPIFG from the coding sequence ATGGCCGACCATGCCTGGGTTCACGAGCTGTTCGCGAAGTTCGACCGGGGCGACATCGAGGGTTGGGCTTCCTACCTCTCGGAGGATGCCGCCTTCCGCATGGGCAGCGGCGTCTCCGTCTCGGGGCCGCACGGTGCCAAGCAGGTCATCCACGCCATCCTCACCCTGGCCCGTGACGTCCGGCATGACCTGCTCGACGTCTGGCAGACCCCGCAGGGCGTCGTCGTCCGAGGCGAGCTGACCCTCAACCGCATCAAGGACGGCCGCCGCATCACCCTGCCCTTCTGCAACGTGTTCGACGTGAAGGAGCAGCGCATCCAGCGCTACCTCTCGCACCTGGACCCCTCGCCCATCTTCGGCTGA
- a CDS encoding PAS domain S-box protein, with the protein MPKAAHGTPDEVRARQHGALGEELFQVRNRGLIRAILNNISEGISISDAQGTYIYSTPFCEWLFGVPESTPQEDWDKQGFFFPDEQTPFPVAQLPLWGALKGEEVRDVDMFVRNANVPQGRHVRINCLPLRDEKEQLIGTMSLVKDVTKARQTEEEKRRTEQRFQLLVEIAREGIWTIDATNRTNYVNRYMADLLGYSVEEMLGKPLFYFMDEEGQAIAHENLRRRRQGISETFDFKLIRKDGTALWTSISTTPIKDEHGDYVGSMATLTDITERRRAEEQVRKLNAELERRIAERTAELEFSNRELEAFAYSVAHDLRTPLRSIASFSDALTEDCASRLDDTGLDYLRRIRGGAQRMAELIDGILALSRVNRTTLASKPCDLSAMARSIAEQLQVLQPERKAHFLIQEGLVDRGDPQLLRSVLENLLSNAWKFTRERPLAEIELGVKQESSGGRTYFVKDNGAGFNMEYRDKLFGVFQRLHTQSEFEGTGVGLATVERIIRRHGGRIWGEGQPGRGACFSFTLNELPLPPGTGLTTPRKASP; encoded by the coding sequence ATGCCAAAAGCAGCACACGGCACACCGGACGAGGTGCGCGCCCGTCAGCATGGCGCGTTGGGCGAGGAGCTGTTCCAGGTCCGGAATCGGGGCCTCATCCGCGCCATCTTGAACAACATCTCCGAGGGCATCTCCATCTCCGATGCCCAGGGGACGTACATCTACTCCACCCCTTTCTGCGAGTGGCTCTTCGGCGTGCCCGAGTCGACCCCTCAAGAGGATTGGGACAAGCAAGGCTTCTTCTTTCCCGACGAGCAGACACCCTTTCCCGTCGCGCAGCTGCCCCTCTGGGGGGCCTTGAAGGGAGAGGAGGTCCGCGATGTGGACATGTTCGTCCGCAACGCCAACGTGCCTCAAGGCAGGCATGTCCGCATCAACTGCCTCCCCTTGCGCGACGAGAAGGAGCAGCTCATCGGCACCATGTCCCTGGTGAAGGACGTCACCAAGGCGCGCCAGACCGAGGAGGAGAAGCGTCGCACCGAGCAGCGCTTCCAGCTGTTGGTGGAGATTGCCCGAGAGGGCATCTGGACCATCGACGCCACCAACCGCACCAACTACGTCAACCGCTACATGGCCGACCTGCTCGGCTACAGCGTCGAGGAGATGCTGGGCAAGCCCCTCTTCTACTTCATGGACGAAGAGGGGCAGGCCATCGCCCACGAGAACCTGCGGCGGCGGCGCCAGGGCATCTCGGAGACCTTCGACTTCAAGCTGATCCGCAAGGATGGAACGGCCCTGTGGACGAGCATCTCCACCACGCCCATCAAGGACGAGCATGGCGACTACGTCGGCTCGATGGCCACCCTCACCGACATCACCGAGCGCCGCAGGGCCGAGGAGCAGGTGCGCAAGCTCAACGCGGAGCTGGAGCGCCGCATCGCCGAGCGCACCGCCGAGCTCGAGTTCTCCAACCGCGAGCTGGAGGCCTTCGCCTACTCGGTGGCCCATGACCTGCGCACCCCGCTGCGCAGCATCGCCAGCTTCAGCGACGCGCTGACCGAGGACTGTGCCTCCCGGCTGGACGACACGGGCCTGGACTACCTGCGGCGCATCCGGGGCGGTGCCCAGCGCATGGCCGAGCTCATCGATGGAATCCTCGCGCTCTCGCGCGTCAACCGCACCACGCTGGCCAGCAAGCCGTGTGACTTGTCGGCCATGGCGCGCTCCATCGCCGAGCAGCTCCAGGTCCTCCAGCCCGAGCGCAAGGCGCACTTCCTCATCCAGGAAGGGCTGGTGGACCGGGGTGACCCGCAGCTGCTGCGCTCCGTGCTGGAGAACCTGCTGAGCAACGCCTGGAAGTTCACGCGCGAGCGCCCGCTGGCCGAGATCGAGCTGGGCGTGAAGCAAGAGAGCAGCGGCGGGCGCACCTACTTCGTCAAGGACAACGGCGCCGGCTTCAACATGGAGTACCGGGACAAGCTGTTCGGCGTCTTCCAGCGACTGCACACGCAGTCGGAGTTCGAGGGCACCGGAGTGGGCCTGGCCACCGTGGAGCGCATCATCCGCCGCCATGGGGGCCGCATCTGGGGCGAGGGCCAGCCAGGCCGTGGCGCTTGCTTCTCCTTCACCCTCAACGAGCTGCCCCTGCCGCCGGGGACCGGGCTCACCACCCCCAGGAAGGCCAGCCCATGA